The DNA window TCCGCTGTCCCTGTAGATGGGCGAACTTGTTGTTTAAACTCCCAACCGGCATTCAAGCCTTCTTTAAGCGGAAACTGTGCTTTGTCTTCAACAGGGAGCGAGAAGAACTGCTCACTGAGTTTAAATGACTTTTCAATGTCAGCTAAGCTGATGCCGTGATCGACAAGCTGGAAAAAACCGACTTGAGTGGCGGCCTGCCAAAGCTGTTCAGTGATCTCTTCACGACGGTTTTCAAAGTCATGTAAATTGATCAGAGGGATTGCGGTATCGTTAGCTTCCAATCCCTGGCCGCCAATGGTTGTTTCAAAGTTAAGTTCATCTAAAAGGTATGATTGAGTCATTATTGCTTTCTCCAATTAACAATTAAGCAAGTGCTTGTTAATGGAGCAATGTCCAGTAATAGCAAAGCATCAATATTTTGCTATTACAGACCGCTTCTACTCCGGGGTCGATCGAGATGAATCCATTCGAACGGAGCCACCTCGAACAATCTAGTTGTCAGATAATGTAGCTACCAAACGCCATGTTGTATTTGTTCTGCTTCATCTTCAAGTAGTGGTCCTATTACTTCCACTTCACGTTGTCCTGAATCAAACACGGTTCTGCATGGTAGCGCTAGAGTCGGATTCTCCGGATGGTTGCCGGTGATCTGTTTAAGTTTCTCTTCACTGAGTCCATAAACAATACGGCCAACACCAGCCCAGTAGATAGCACCAGCACACATCGCGCATGGCTCTGCGGAAATATATAGAGTACAGCGGGTTAGAAAATCTGGACGATATAATTTGCTCGCTTTAGTCATGATCAAACGTTCGGCGTGACCTGTCATATCGAAATCGGGCAGGTAGCCGTTAATTTGTTCCAAAAGAATCTTGCCGTGTTCGTCAACCAGTACTGCTGAAAATGGGTGGATGCCTTTGGATTTTGCCTTTTCTGCTAGAGCAAAGCTGTGGCGCAAAAATTTGAAATCAGTGTCTTGGTTTATCGCGGGTATATTTTGCATTGTTATTTCTACCTCTGTTTTTCTTCTTCAGTCAGGCTCCAAGAGAAGCAAGCGCGTTGTACCCAACTAACGGCTTTAAATAGCAACATGCTAACAAGTGATAAGAACACCAATGCAGCAAACGCTTGAGGGATTTTGAAATAGGATGTGGAGAACTGAACCAGATAGCCTAGGCCTTTCTCTGCAGCGACGAACTCTGCTATCACTGAGCCAATTACCGCTAACGTGATCGCCACTTTTACACCACTAAAAATATGTGGAATGGCGTAAGGCAGGCGAATTTGCCAAATCGTTTTACTGTTTTTCACACTTAACGAGCGCGATAGTTCAATCAGTTCTGGTGGCGTTGCCAGCATGCCCGTTGTCGCTGAGACCACAAGTGGGAAAAAGGTGATCAAACAGGTAATGGTTAAACGAGGTGCATCACCGGTTCCCAGGATTACAATCAATAGCGGCGCAATGGCTACGACAGGCGTAGATTGGATCACGACCAAGATTGGAAACAGAGCCTTAGTAAGAAACTTTGAGTTCACCATCATGATCGCCAGGGGAATACTAATTAAAAAAGAGATCCCAAAGCCAAGTAGTGCAATACGTAATGTCGCCCATAAGTTATCTAACCATCGCTCCATTGGAACTTGGCTGAATGCCAGCGCAATATCTGATGGTGCGGGCAAAATGAATGAAGGCACCGAAAAGGTGCGACATATCACTTCCCAAATTGGGATTAGCGTCAATATCGCGAAAAGTGGCAGCCAGTTCTGCGACCATTGTGATATATACCGTTTCATATCTATTCCTTTAGACGAGTTCGATTAAGCGACCGTTTTACGTAGTGGCTTCACGTTGTCGTTATTCTTGCTATCCGAATGACTTGGTTCTTCAGAACGATAAAAATACTCACGGATCTTATTGGTATATGAGCCAAAGACCGGATTCTGAAGAGTGTGGATGTCTCTTGGGCGAGGTAAGTCAATATCGATTTCCTCTAGTACTGTGCTCGGGCGCGGTCCCATCACTAAAACTTTGTCTGCGAGCAGTACCGCTTCTGAGATAGAGTGAGTAATAAATAGAACGGTTTTCGGCTTCTCCATCCAGATCTTCTGCAGTTCAAACCCCATTTCTTCGCGCGTTAAAGCATCAAGTGCAGAAAATGGCTCATCCATGATCAAGATATCCGGATTGAGTAATAAGGCTCTCGCGATGCCGACACGCTGCTGCATTCCACCTGACAACTGATTCGGCATGCTAGATTCAAAACCTTTTAGTCCGACGGTGTCCAAAAGCACTTCGGCATGTTGCTGTTCTTTCTTCGTGATGTAGTTAAACTTGTGCTTAAGTGGGAACAGAACATTATCGAGAATATTCTTCCAAGGTAATAATGTCGGTTTTTGAAATACAATACCTATGTCTTCTCGTGGCTCAGTTACCGGTTGGCCGAAAACAGAAATCTCACCTTGGGTTGGAAATATCAGACCTGACAACAGACGCAGCAAGGTCGACTTGCCGCAGCCTGAGGGACCAACGATGGCAACAAATTCATGTTTATTCACATTAAAATTGACATCGTTGAGAACCGTAACCGATTGTTTGTCAGAGTGATAGGTATGCCCTATGTTCTTGAACGAAACAAATGGTTGCATTATTAGTTCACCTCTTGGAAGAATTGACGAGAAACCGCGGTTTCTGGGTCTAGCTTACTAAGGTCAAGACCTTGCGCTTCCGCTGTCCATTTCCAGGTTTCATTTAAACGATCAGGAGTAAATACGCCCACGCCGTCTTTTTCGGAGACTTCGTTCATAACCAAACTACGAATGGACTTGATGGTATCGGTGGCTTGCGCAGCGTCGACCTCCGGCACCATCTTATTTACAGCAGCACCGCTTTGCTCTGGATTTTTCCACGTGTATTCGACTGCTTTTGCATAAGCTTTAACGAATCGCTTAACTACGTCTGGGCTTTGTGACATGAATTTGTCGCTGGCGATGATTGATGATGAGTAGAAGTCAAGACCTGCATCATACCAAGGCAGTACAGTGAGCTTTTTGCCTGCTTGCTCCGCTTGCTGTGAGTTTTTAACGCGATCTGTCATCCACGAAATCATCACATCAGACTGCCCGGTTATCAGCATCGGATTAAGTGCGCCGGGATCGGCTTTAAGAACTTTTACGCTGTTCTCATCAATACCATTTTTCTTAAGCATGATTGGCAGAAAAACGTTCGCAGAAGTAAACGGAGAAGTGACGATCGTTTTACCTGCGACATCTTTAACTGACTTCACACCAGAACTATCAAGTGCGTAGAAAGCATAAGGCGCCTTATTAAAGGTTGAGTAAACGGCTTTTACCGGCACATTATCATTTGCTTTTGCGACCATCAGAGCCACGATGTCTGCAGAACCAATGTCGGCTGTGCCTGTCGCGACTTTAGTTATTGCATCTGTAGAGCCTTTACCGCCCAGAATAGTTACATCCAGATCCTCGTCTGCAAAGAACCCTTGTTGAACCCCAACGAATATCGGAGCTTTATCGCCTCCAGGTAACCAGTCAAGCTGGAAAGTTACTTTATCTGCTGCAAGGCTACTTCCTGAAGCGCATAGCAAAGATAATGAAAGGGCAAGTTTGTTTAATTTTGAAATAGTTTTCATAGTTACTCCGTGTCTTCCTTTTCACTTTCTCTAAAGGCGTGACCGTATTTTTGATTACGCAGCTTTAGGTTAACTATGAGCAATGTCCCGATACTTTTTAGCTTGGTATCTAACCGCTTCTACTCACGCTTTCATTTAACAATTAGCAAACAATGTGCCATGGATGGAAAGTAACCAATATGATTTCATGTAACTTGTGTTTAACAAACGGTTTACCTTGGCCTCTGGTGGTGCTAACGCATAAAGCGTTGTATACAAAAAGTGCACATTCAGAGTTTTTACTTAAGGTATATTGCACTTAATCTGTGCATCTTGACCTTAAAAACAACATTTTGGTGCACTTTACGCAAGCTAGGCGCTGGTTAGGAGGTACTTTTAAGGTGGTGTAGTAATTGCATTGTATACAGAATGATACATGGGAGTGGTGGATATACTCCCTCATATATTAATTGAGTAGAAGCGGTCAGAAGTTAATTCTCCGGGACATTGCTCAAAGGTCAATCGACCTTGGTTGTCTTAATGAAGATGAGATAACGATTGTTCATTGAAAAGGAAATTTACATGAACTACTTAATTAAAAATGCTAATAGCGTGTTTTCTTCTAAACAGGATGTGCAGGATATACGGATTCAGAACGGCGTCATCACTGAGTTAGGTCAGAATCTAGCTCCTAACTACAGTGAGAAGCTGGTTGATGCGACAAATTGTGTTGTCTATCCGGGGCTGGTAAATACTCACCATCATATTGCTCAGTCAATATTAAAGGGAATTCCGGCTGGCATTAATCATGGTTTAGGTGACTGGCTGGCGAGCGTCCCGTATCGCTATTGGCCTCAAATTACCCCTGAGATTATGTATTCAGCTGCTAAGTTAGGTTTTTATGAGTTACTCCGCTCCGGAGCTACAACCTGTGCTGACCATCATTACCTCTATCATGCGAACTCCAGCCAGGAGCTAGAAGATGTCCTTTGGCAGGCGGCTGATGAAATGGGGATTCGCTTAGTATTATGCCGAGGTGGGGCAACCGTAAAAGGAACACATAAAGGATTGGCAAAAGCGGGCGTTATTCCCGAATCTGCAGAACAGATGATTTCACGCTTAGATCATACTCGGAGCCGTTACCATCAGGAAGGGGGAGCCGCAATGCGTAAATTGGTGGTTGCTCCGACCACGATTGCTCACTCTGCGACGCCATCTGATCTCAAGTTGACGGCTGAATATGCTAGAAGTCAGAAACTAAGAATGCACTCTCATCTATTAGAGGTGAAGTTTGATAATGAGCAAGCTTTAGCTAAATACGGCATGAGCGCGGTTGAGTTCGCTCAAAGCTGCGACTGGCTGGGCGAGGACGTGTGGTTTGCTCATTTGGTTCAGGTAAGTGAAAAAGATATCCAGCTATTAGCAGAAACCAAAACAGGTATAGCTCATTGTCCGACTTCTAACTGTCGCTTAGGGAGTGGGATTGCTCCTGTCATTGATATGGCGAAAGCGGGTATGCCAATTTCTCTGGGAGTGGATGGCTCTGCATCTGCAGAGTCAGGGTCGATGTTACAAGAACTAAATCTGACTTGGTTAATACACAGAGCGCAAAATGGGCCTGATGCTACAACATTGGAAGAAGTCGTTAAATGGGGCAGTAAAGGCGGAGCTGATATTTTAGGTCTTACAGATGTGGGGGAGATTAAAGAAGGTTATGCAGCAGATCTCGTTCTTTATGATTTGAATCAGCCACGTTTATCTGGCTGTCACTCTTCACTAATGGCTCCAATCATGTGTGGTGAACCTGCATCTGTTAAAGTGAGCTTTGTAAATGGACGGATTGTCTACCAGCAAGAACATGACGCTCAGTACGGCTATTTAGTCGAAGAAGTAAGAAAATCGATCGCTGAACTTAATCAACGTGTGGCGAAAATAGAGTCATAAGCCTAGTCTTTGTCTATAGAATCCTCAAGTTGATGGTTATTTAAACGTTCAGTCTAAAAATGTCTTTTTTAGACTGAATTCCCCTTGCCAAGTCAATTTTTCGCCCTATAATTCGCCTCCGTTGTCTCGCTAAGCGAAGCAATATAACAAGGCGGTTGAGTTAAAAAAATAACTCACAGAGAAATAACTGAAAAAAGTGTTTGACACCAAAAGTTATCTCGCTAAAATGGCCGTCCGATTTGAGCAAGCCTCAGTCGAAAAGCTCTTTAACAATATAGACCTATCAATCTGTGTGGGCACTCGTTGATGATAATCCAATTAGAAATTTCTCTTAATAAAGAGGGGTTTCAAATTAGGTTTCAATGAACTGAGTGACCAATCAAGTCTTCGGACTTGGCACAGTCAATTCATTATCGTTCTGTTGGAACGATAATAGCTTTAAAATTACTTTTGTAGTTTTGAAGTCAGTATTCATTGAGCCGAACAAAACTTTAAATTGAAGAGTTTGATCATGGCTCAGATTGAACGCTGGCGGCAGGCCTAACACATGCAAGTCGAGCGGAAACGAGTTATCTGAACCTTCGGGGAACGATAACGGCGTCGAGCGGCGGACGGGTGAGTAATGCCTAGGAAATTGCCCTGATGTGGGGGATAACCATTGGAAACGATGGCTAATACCGCATGATGCCTTCGGGCCAAAGAGGGGGACCTTCGGGCCTCTCGCGTCAGGATATGCCTAGGTGGGATTAGCTAGTTGGTGAGGTAAGGGCTCACCAAGGCGACGATCCCTAGCTGGTCTGAGAGGATGATCAGCCACACTGGAACTGAGACACGGTCCAGACTCCTACGGGAGGCAGCAGTGGGGAATATTGCACAATGGGCGCAAGCCTGATGCAGCCATGCCGCGTGTGTGAAGAAGGCCTTCGGGTTGTAAAGCACTTTCAGTCGTGAGGAAGGTAGTGTAGTTAATAGCTGCATTATTTGACGTTAGCGACAGAAGAAGCACCGGCTAACTCCGTGCCAGCAGCCGCGGTAATACGGAGGGTGCGAGCGTTAATCGGAATTACTGGGCGTAAAGCGCATGCAGGTGGTTTGTTAAGTCAGATGTGAAAGCCCGGGGCTCAACCTCGGAATTGCATTTGAAACTGGCAGACTAGAGTACTGTAGAGGGGGGTAGAATTTCAGGTGTAGCGGTGAAATGCGTAGAGATCTGAAGGAATACCGGTGGCGAAGGCGGCCCCCTGGACAGATACTGACACTCAGATGCGAAAGCGTGGGGAGCAAACAGGATTAGATACCCTGGTAGTCCACGCCGTAAACGATGTCTACTTGGAGGTTGTGGCCTTGAGCCGTGGCTTTCGGAGCTAACGCGTTAAGTAGACCGCCTGGGGAGTACGGTCGCAAGATTAAAACTCAAATGAATTGACGGGGGCCCGCACAAGCGGTGGAGCATGTGGTTTAATTCGATGCAACGCGAAGAACCTTACCTACTCTTGACATCCAGAGAACTTTCCAGAGATGGATTGGTGCCTTCGGGAACTCTGAGACAGGTGCTGCATGGCTGTCGTCAGCTCGTGTTGTGAAATGTTGGGTTAAGTCCCGCAACGAGCGCAACCCTTATCCTTGTTTGCCAGCGAGTAATGTCGGGAACTCCAGGGAGACTGCCGGTGATAAACCGGAGGAAGGTGGGGACGACGTCAAGTCATCATGGCCCTTACGAGTAGGGCTACACACGTGCTACAATGGCGCATACAGAGGGCGGCCAACTTGCGAAAGTGAGCGAATCCCAAAAAGTGCGTCGTAGTCCGGATTGGAGTCTGCAACTCGACTCCATGAAGTCGGAATCGCTAGTAATCGTGGATCAGAATGCCACGGTGAATACGTTCCCGGGCCTTGTACACACCGCCCGTCACACCATGGGAGTGGGCTGCAAAAGAAGTAGGTAGTTTAACCTTCGGGGGGACGCTTACCACTTTGTGGTTCATGACTGGGGTGAAGTCGTAACAAGGTAGCGCTAGGGGAACCTGGCGCTGGATCACCTCCTTATACGATGATTACTCACGATGAGTGTCCACACAGATTGATATGGTTTAGATTCAGAGCAAAAAATTGGTTCTGCATAAAATGCAAAGCAATTTTATGTGGGGCTATAGCTCAGCTGGGAGAGCGCTTCGCTGGCAGCGAAGAGGTCATCGGTTCGATCCCGATTAGCTCCACCACTGATTTTTGTGTCCCGTTCGTCTAGAGGCCTAGGACACCGCCCTTTCACGGCGGTAACAGGGGTTCGACTCCCCTACGGGATACCATCTTTAAGCGCACTTTCTTCGAAATAGAAAGCAGAGTGCTTTTAAAAATGGTTACTTCATTGAAGTGATTTGCTCTTTAACAATTTGGAAAGCTGACAAAGTAATCTTTATGATTACTTGTAAAGTTCTCAAAGTATTCATGTATTTGAATACAACTAAAAACACATTCAAGTGTTCTTGGGAATAACATCAATGATGTTATTCATATTTGAGTACGGAAAAATCGAAATGTCTCTCGCTCATTCAAATAATGAGAGACAACTTTGGTTGTTTAACGTCAATTCGAAACTTCTTCGGGTTGTATGGTTAAGTGACTAAGCGTACACGGTGGATGCCTTGGCAGTCAGAGGCGATGAAGGACGTATTAACTTGCGATAAGCCCAGATTAGGCAGTAAAAGCCACTTGAGTCTGGGATTTCCGAATGGGGAAACCCACTAGCATAAGCTAGTATCGCTGCGTGAATACATAGCGCAGCGAGGCGAACCGGGGGAACTGAAACATCTAAGTACCCCGAGGAAAAGAAATCAACCGAGATTCCGAAAGTAGCGGCGAGCGAAATTGGACTAGCCCTTAAGCTTTATATGCGTTAGACGAACGGTCTGGAAAGTCCGGCGATACAGGGTGATAGCCCCGTAGTTGACAACGCACATTCAGTGAAATCGAGTAGGGCGGGACACGTGATATCCTGTCTGAATATGGGGGGACCATCCTCCAAGGCTAAATACTACTGACTGACCGATAGTGAACCAGTACCGTGAGGGAAAGGCGAAAAGAACCCCTGTGAGGGGAGTGAAATAGAACCTGAAACCGTGTACGTACAAGCAGTAGGAGCAGGCTTTGTCCTGTGACTGCGTACCTTTTGTATAATGGGTCAGCGACTTATATTCAGTGGCAAGGTTAACCATCTAGGGGAGCCGTAGGGAAACCGAGTCTTAACTGGGCGTTTTAGTCTCTGGATATAGACCCGAAACCAGGTGATCTAGCCATGGGCAGGTTGAAGGTTGAGTAACATCAACTGGAGGACCGAACCGACTAATGTTGAAAAATTAGCGGATGACTTGTGGCTAGGGGTGAAAGGCCAATCAAACCTGGAGATAGCTGGTTCTCCCCGAAAGCTATTTAGGTAGCGCCTCGGACGAATACTACTGGGGGTAGAGCACTGTTAAGGCTAGGGGGTCATCCCGACTTACCAACCCTTTGCAAACTCCGAATACCAGTAAGTACTATCCGGGAGACACACGGCGGGTGCTAACGTCCGTCGTGGAGAGGGAAACAACCCAGACCGCCAGCTAAGGTCCCAAATTACTACTAAGTGGGAAACGATGTGGGAAGGCTCAGACAGCCAGGATGTTGGCTTAGAAGCAGCCATCATTTAAAGAAAGCGTAATAGCTCACTGGTCGAGTCGGCCTGCGCGGAAGATGTAACGGGGCTAAGTAGTAAACCGAAGCTGCGGCAATATACTTTTGTATATTGGGTAGGGGAGCGTTCTGTAAGCGGTTGAAGGTGTGTGGTAACGCATGCTGGACGTATCAGAAGTGCGAATGCTGACATGAGTAACGATAAAGGGGGTGAAAAACCTCCTCGCCGGAAGACCAAGGGTTCCTGTCCAACGTTAATCGGGGCAGGGTAAGTCGACCCCTAAGGCGAGGCCGAAAGGCGTAGTCGATGGGAAACGGGTTAATATTCCCGTACTTCTTACAATTGCGATGGGGGGACGGAGAAGGCTAGGTGGGCCTGGCGACGGTTGTCCAGGTTCAAGTGCGTAGGCTTAAGAGTTAGGTAAATCCGGCTCTTTTTAAGGCTGAGACACGACGTCGAGCTACTACGGTAGTGAAGTCATTGATGCCATGCTTCCAGGAAAAGCCTCTAAGCTTCAGATTGTAAGGAATCGTACCCCAAACCGACACAGGTGGTCGGGTAGAGAATACCAAGGCGCTTGAGAGAACTCGGGTGAAGGAACTAGGCAAAATGGTACCGTAACTTCGGGAGAAGGTACGCTCTCGACGGTGAAGTCCCTCGCGGATGGAGCTATTGAGAGTCGCAGATACCAGGTGGCTGCAACTGTTTATTAAAAACACAGCACTGTGCAAAATCGTAAGATGACGTATACGGTGTGACGCCTGCCCGGTGCCGGAAGGTTAATTGATGGGGTTAGACTTCGGTCGAAGCTCTTGATCGAAGCCCCGGTAAACGGCGGCCGTAACTATAACGGTCCTAAGGTAGCGAAATTCCTTGTCGGGTAAGTTCCGACCTGCACGAATGGCGTAATGATGGCCACGCTGTCTCCACCCGAGACTCAGTGAAATTGAAATCGCTGTGAAGATGCAGTGTACCCGCGGCTAGACGGAAAGACCCCGTGAACCTTTACTACAGCTTGGCACTGAACATTGACCCTACATGTGTAGGATAGGTGGGAGGCTTTGAAGACGGTACGCCAGTATCGTTGGAGCCGTCCTTGAAATACCACCCTTGTAGTGTTGATGTTCTAACGTTGACCCCTTATCGGGGTTACGGACAGTGCCTGGTGGGTAGTTTGACTGGGGCGGTCTCCTCCCAAAGAGTAACGGAGGAGCACGAAGGTGGGCTAATCACGGTTGGACATCGTGAGGTTAGTGCAATGGCATAAGCCCGCTTGACTGCGAGAATGACAATTCGAGCAGGTGCGAAAGCAGGTCATAGTGATCCGGTGGTTCTGAATGGAAGGGCCATCGCTCAACGGATAAAAGGTACTCCGGGGATAACAGGCTGATACCGCCCAAGAGTTCATATCGACGGCGGTGTTTGGCACCTCGATGTCGGCTCATCACATCCTGGGGCTGAAGTCGGTCCCAAGGGTATGGCTGTTCGCCATTTAAAGTGGTACGCGAGCTGGGTTTAGAACGTCGTGAGACAGTTCGGTCCCTATCTGCCGTGGGCGTTGGAGAATTGAAAGGGGCTGCTCCTAGTACGAGAGGACCGGAGTGGACGAACCTCTGGTGTTCGGGTTGTGTCGCCAGACGCATTGCCCGGTAGCTAAGTTCGGAATTGATAACCGCTGAAAGCATCTAAGCGGGAAGCAAGCCTTGAGATGAGTTCTCCCTGATACTTTAAGTATCCTAAAGGGTTGTCGTAGACTACGACGTTGATAGGCAGGGTGTGTAAGCGTTGTGAGGCGTTGAGCTAACCTGTACTAATTGCCCGTGAGGCTTAACCATACAACACCCAAGGGGTTTTGATGGACTCAATAAAAGAACATTGAATGTGTAAGAACGAGAATTAAAAAAACAGCTTTCCAGATTAAAGAATTTGCTTGGCGGCCATAGCGTTTTGGACCCACCTGATTCCATTCCGAACTCAGAAGTGAAACAAAACAGCGCCGATGGTAGTGTGGGGTTTCCCCATGTGAGAGTAGGACATCGCCAGGCTTTAAATTATGGACATTCGTTGTAATAACGGGTGATACCACTGCGGAGTGGTAGTTCAGTTGGTTAGAATACCGGCCTGTCACGCCGGGGGTCGCGGGTTCGAGTCCCGTCCACTCCGCCACTTATTAGAGAGTCGTCTCGTTAAATACGAATTAAAGGGGTGTAGCTCCAATTGGCAGAGCAGCGGATTCCAAATCCGCGTGTTGGGAGTTCGAATCTCTCCACCCCTGCCATATTTAGGCTCTAGTCGAAAGGCTAGAGCCTTTTTCGTTTATTTGAGTTAAATATTTCAATTGGCAGAGCCGCGGATTCCCCGAAACGCCAAAACCAGTGCGTGTTGGGAGCTTGTAGCAACTCCCATCGAATCTTCGGTGTGCCGACCCAGTCCCTCCCTGTCATATTTAAGGCTCTAGTCGAAAGGCTAGAGCTTTTTTCGTTTATACGAATGTCGGATGATATACAACGAACTTGCTGCTATTATCACTGCACAATTTAAATTATGGAAAGCAAGTTTATGCCACATTTTCGATTCCGTGCGGTAGAGCCTCAAACTGTTCAGGCGCTATCAAAGCCTCTGACGGATGAACTGCAACCACTGATTGACTGTCCTCGTGAAGATTTCACTTTTGAATACATCTACACGACATTTTTTAGCGAAGGTGAAGTCAGCACTGCATACCCGTTTGTAGAAGTTCTTTGGTTTGATCGTGGTCAACAAGTTCAAGATAAGGTAGCTGAAGCAATTACTCAGCAAGTTAGGGGAATTGTGGGTGAAGATATAGATGTTGCAGTAATATTCACTGTACTTTCCCCGAAAGCTTACTACGATAACGGTGAGTATTACTAAGGTGTGGCTTAAGATGCTGAGCCTGATACTTTATTGACTCTGTGCCTCAGCTTCTTTGTATGCGGCTTTGTTGAATTAGCATTTTCCCATCCTTATCTCCAGTCCCCTTTGATTGTGACTATACCTACGGTTGCCTAAGCTTAAATTATGGAGAGATAGCAGTTTTATGTCAGACTATCTTTACCTTTCTTTCTTCACTTTATTGTTCAAAAACGTGAACGCAATTCCATCCGGATGCAAAACACTCATTCATGTTAACTAAATAGTTGTCGAAGGTATCATGTCGATTTTCTAATCTGCATTATGAAACTGGATAAGTATCATGGTTTTGTCTACAGTGAGTAATACGAATATAAAAATCAACCACATTAGTTTGGGTGTCATGTTATAGGAACTCTAAATAACTAAAGGGTTACAGGTTCTCGGTAGTCTTACCTTTGTTGTTTCAAGTTCTTTTGTCGCGATACTCTTATTTCTACTCAATATGTCTGTCGATTGGTAAAACTAAAATAGCAACGCAGATATTTGTATTATAAGCGGGGTTAGTTGTACTGCCTGCCAATGGAAGTAATCAAGGATAGAGCCATGACTATGATTTGTGCAAAAGAATTTGCTGAGTGGTTAAGACACAGATTTAGCAGTGAGAGTAAAGGAGTCTTCTTGACCCGAGAAGATATTAATCAACTAACTGGGCGTCAACGTCTAGACCCCGGGTTTATCAATGATGTGCATTATGAACTGATGCAGTCAGAGATAGCTTTCGTTACTGATACGAGTCGGGAGAATTTTTACTTGGTGCCGGTGTCGCAAGCACAAAATTGGCGGGAAAGGCTCGAATATCATTTTGAGAAAGAGCTGTACTGCAACATCTACCCTATTGAAAAGTCAGGATGAAAAAGGTTCAACTTTGCGAGCAGAGTTGAACCTTACTGTTTACGCTAATCCCTGAATTATCACGAATTTTTCTAGCAATTGCTCTTCCGTTTCAACATGATTCGGGTCAGTGATAATGCATTTCGTGATAGGACAAACCGACTGACAAGTCGGTTTGTCATAATGACCTTTGCACTCTGTACATAAGTCAGGGTCGATTTCGAAAATACTCTCCCCCATGCTGATCGCACCGTTTGGGCACTCTGGATCACACATGTCACAGTTGATGCA is part of the Vibrio sp. B1FLJ16 genome and encodes:
- a CDS encoding ABC transporter substrate-binding protein, whose product is MKTISKLNKLALSLSLLCASGSSLAADKVTFQLDWLPGGDKAPIFVGVQQGFFADEDLDVTILGGKGSTDAITKVATGTADIGSADIVALMVAKANDNVPVKAVYSTFNKAPYAFYALDSSGVKSVKDVAGKTIVTSPFTSANVFLPIMLKKNGIDENSVKVLKADPGALNPMLITGQSDVMISWMTDRVKNSQQAEQAGKKLTVLPWYDAGLDFYSSSIIASDKFMSQSPDVVKRFVKAYAKAVEYTWKNPEQSGAAVNKMVPEVDAAQATDTIKSIRSLVMNEVSEKDGVGVFTPDRLNETWKWTAEAQGLDLSKLDPETAVSRQFFQEVN
- a CDS encoding nucleoside deaminase; the protein is MQNIPAINQDTDFKFLRHSFALAEKAKSKGIHPFSAVLVDEHGKILLEQINGYLPDFDMTGHAERLIMTKASKLYRPDFLTRCTLYISAEPCAMCAGAIYWAGVGRIVYGLSEEKLKQITGNHPENPTLALPCRTVFDSGQREVEVIGPLLEDEAEQIQHGVW
- a CDS encoding DUF1904 domain-containing protein; protein product: MPHFRFRAVEPQTVQALSKPLTDELQPLIDCPREDFTFEYIYTTFFSEGEVSTAYPFVEVLWFDRGQQVQDKVAEAITQQVRGIVGEDIDVAVIFTVLSPKAYYDNGEYY
- a CDS encoding YfhL family 4Fe-4S dicluster ferredoxin, with the translated sequence MALLITDKCINCDMCDPECPNGAISMGESIFEIDPDLCTECKGHYDKPTCQSVCPITKCIITDPNHVETEEQLLEKFVIIQGLA
- a CDS encoding ABC transporter permease: MKRYISQWSQNWLPLFAILTLIPIWEVICRTFSVPSFILPAPSDIALAFSQVPMERWLDNLWATLRIALLGFGISFLISIPLAIMMVNSKFLTKALFPILVVIQSTPVVAIAPLLIVILGTGDAPRLTITCLITFFPLVVSATTGMLATPPELIELSRSLSVKNSKTIWQIRLPYAIPHIFSGVKVAITLAVIGSVIAEFVAAEKGLGYLVQFSTSYFKIPQAFAALVFLSLVSMLLFKAVSWVQRACFSWSLTEEEKQR
- a CDS encoding amidohydrolase family protein, with amino-acid sequence MNYLIKNANSVFSSKQDVQDIRIQNGVITELGQNLAPNYSEKLVDATNCVVYPGLVNTHHHIAQSILKGIPAGINHGLGDWLASVPYRYWPQITPEIMYSAAKLGFYELLRSGATTCADHHYLYHANSSQELEDVLWQAADEMGIRLVLCRGGATVKGTHKGLAKAGVIPESAEQMISRLDHTRSRYHQEGGAAMRKLVVAPTTIAHSATPSDLKLTAEYARSQKLRMHSHLLEVKFDNEQALAKYGMSAVEFAQSCDWLGEDVWFAHLVQVSEKDIQLLAETKTGIAHCPTSNCRLGSGIAPVIDMAKAGMPISLGVDGSASAESGSMLQELNLTWLIHRAQNGPDATTLEEVVKWGSKGGADILGLTDVGEIKEGYAADLVLYDLNQPRLSGCHSSLMAPIMCGEPASVKVSFVNGRIVYQQEHDAQYGYLVEEVRKSIAELNQRVAKIES
- a CDS encoding ABC transporter ATP-binding protein, encoding MQPFVSFKNIGHTYHSDKQSVTVLNDVNFNVNKHEFVAIVGPSGCGKSTLLRLLSGLIFPTQGEISVFGQPVTEPREDIGIVFQKPTLLPWKNILDNVLFPLKHKFNYITKKEQQHAEVLLDTVGLKGFESSMPNQLSGGMQQRVGIARALLLNPDILIMDEPFSALDALTREEMGFELQKIWMEKPKTVLFITHSISEAVLLADKVLVMGPRPSTVLEEIDIDLPRPRDIHTLQNPVFGSYTNKIREYFYRSEEPSHSDSKNNDNVKPLRKTVA